A stretch of Ischnura elegans chromosome 4, ioIscEleg1.1, whole genome shotgun sequence DNA encodes these proteins:
- the LOC124156868 gene encoding peroxidase-like, whose translation MVKVTKRQHQRIKTFISNYRLLIALAGALILISHALSENDSGLLNRIQAPQKEKAEDTSMKDIDKGRFFWSLHNKEKDIDIYRPIKKFGPDEDHSLYDSYGFLTGIEHNSLGSGSCDGSDHKHKKKRRRGRTTPKPRKRKTKKRRKTKKRRRRKTTTTMRPTTKRSRSRKTRRTKRPRKTTSMGTTTSRPTTSTRTTTVSTPTTKKRRTRRTKRTKSTRRPRTTTQMTTRRSTATRTRTSTTTPTTPTTRRRRTRRTKRTRRTRRPRTTTQMTTGGSTATGTRTSTTTPTTPTTRRRRTRRTKRTRRTRRPRTTTQMTTGGSTATGTQTSTTTPTSTTTPTSTTTPTSTTTPTSTTTPTSTTTPTTPTTRSTTPNTSTTRRSTTTRRSTSRRTTRRRTTTTRPPNAVVGVFDTSGLPLEATRYYKEWCPSTNVECKCPSSTIQSYDGTCNNLKHSGNGVADAIFKRVLLARYSDGKYEIAKSMVGNTALPSSRTISVSVFGTNDDVDSTRTLLNPIYLMFVSQDIQEIAMSEEEAGKNDPLCCDPKGRMLAKELMPDNCLPIPISETDNFYSAFGQTCLNYQRRKTAPVCLKSGVASQQINLRPSYLDLSIVYGSSENENKKLRAFEKGHMKTRLVPSGGRRRQSFLPTVKNAEEVCGASSKNSHCYLSANPKVNQIFSLAALQTLFVRLHNGIAEKLSSINSKWSDDEVYHEARKITIALYHHFTYNEALPSLLGKKITDGLGLSFKNMSHAYDEDVSAEAMSDFAAVISPVISSLLPSKIRLKNEGRFDQAEVDLLDGKNHNSVLEEQSTLDSALRGFTGQPPQSFDSHFAKELIEREIILDSMIKTGMDQIAVDIQVGRDLGTSSYNDAREYCGMDRAVYFQGFDDVMSDQALRRLQAVYKSPEDVDLAVGILQENKVDGGMLGPTTSCILGEQFMRLRLADRFFANVAGFNHSFTEAQLNSILATRFSSVVCDATDQVESMQLDAFKPISETNPLISCSELPALDLTPWLNSTLPQDKCNKVK comes from the exons ATGGTAAAGGTGACTAAAAGACAGCATCAaagaattaaaacttttatttcaaattacagGTTACTTATAGCATTGGCGGGAGCCCTAATCCTAATATCTCACGCCTTGTCTGAAAATGATTCCGGACTACTCAATAGGATTCAAGCTCCTCAAAAAG AAAAAGCTGAAGATACATCTATGAAGGATATTGATAAAGGTCGTTTTTTCTGGAGCTTGCATAATAAAGAAAAGGATATAGATATATATCGCCCAATTAAAAAATTTGGCCCAGATGAAGACCATTCATTGTATGATTCATATGGATTCTTGACTGGAATAGAACACAACTCATTAGGAAGCGGCAGCTGTGATGGGAGTGAtcacaaacataaaaaaaagaggaggaggggCAGAACAACTCCAAAAccaagaaaaaggaaaacaaagaaacgaaggaaaacgaaaaaaaggagaagacggaaaacaacaacaacaatgaggCCAACGACGAAAAGATCGAGATCAAGGAAAACAAGGCGGACTAAAAGACCTAGAAAGACCACATCAATGGGGACTACAACATCCCGACCCACAACGTCCACTCGTACCACAACAGTCTCCACACCGACGACAAAGAAAAGAAGAACACGCAGAACGAAAAGAACTAAAAGCACAAGGAGGCCGAGGACTACTACACAAATGACTACAAGAAGATCAACGGCTACCAGGACGCGAACCTCTACCACAACGCCAACTACACCGACGACGAGGAGGAGAAGAACACGCAGAACGAAAAGAACTAGAAGAACAAGGAGGCCAAGGACTACTACACAAATGACTACGGGAGGATCAACGGCTACCGGGACGCGAACCTCTACCACAACGCCAACTACACCGACGACGAGGAGGAGAAGAACACGCAGAACGAAAAGAACTAGAAGAACAAGGAGGCCAAGGACTACTACACAAATGACTACAGGAGGATCAACGGCTACCGGGACGCAAACCTCTACCACAACGCCAACCTCTACCACAACGCCAACCTCTACCACAACGCCAACCTCTACCACAACGCCAACCTCTACCACAACGCCAACCTCTACCACAACGCCAACTACACCGACGACGAGGAGTACTACACCGAATACATCCACTACACGAAGAAGTACAACCACAAGACGGTCAACCAGCAGGAGGACAACAAGAAGGCGTACTACGACCACCAGGCCTCCTAACGCCGTAGTTGGAGTCTTCGACACTTCAG GACTGCCTTTGGAAGCAACGAGATATTATAAGGAGTGGTGCCCATCAACCAACGTAGAATGTAAGTGCCCATCCTCCACTATCCAGAGCTATGATGGTACCTGCAACAACCTGAAACACAGTGGCAATGGTGTGGCCGATGCCATATTCAAGAGAGTATTGTTAGCCAGGTACAGTGACG gaaaatatgaaatagccaAGTCAATGGTGGGGAATACGGCATTGCCAAGTTCGAGAACTATTTCAGTGTCTGTGTTCGGGACGAATGATGACGTGGATTCAACGAGGACGCTTCTCAACCCCATCTATTTAATGTTTGTGTCGCAGGACATACAAGAGATTGCAATGAGCGAAGAAG AAGCTGGCAAGAATGATCCATTGTGCTGCGACCCGAAAGGCAGGATGCTTGCAAAGGAATTAATGCCGGATAACTGCCTACCAATACCAATTTCTGAGACGGATAACTTCTACTCAGCATTTGGGCAGACATGTCTGAACTATCAGAGGCGTAAAACCGCTCCTGTTTGCCTTAAAAGTGGAGTAGCCAGTCAGCAA ATAAACCTAAGACCGTCGTACTTGGATCTCTCCATCGTCTACGGCTCCAGTGAAAACGAGAACAAGAAACTGAGAGCCTTCGAGAAGGGCCATATGAAGACGAGGCTGGTTCCATCCGGTGGGAGGAGAAGGCAGTCTTTCTTGCCAACAGTAAAGAACGCCGAGGAGGTTTGCGGTGCAAGCAGCAAAAACTCCCACTGCTACCTATCAG CCAATCCAaaggtgaaccaaatatttagcTTGGCTGCCTTACAAACGCTGTTTGTTCGCCTGCACAACGGAATAGCTGAAAAACTTTCCAGCATAAACTCCAAATGGTCTGATGACGAAGTCTATCACGAAGCAAGGAAAATCACTATAGCCCTCTACCACCATTTCACCTACAACGAGGCTTTGCCTTCGCTACTCG GAAAGAAAATCACGGATGGACTTGGATTGAGCTTCAAAAATATGAGTCATGCCTACGATGAAGACGTATCAGCAGAGGCTATGAGTGATTTCGCCGCAGTCATATCGCCTGTCATCTCCTCTCTACTCCCCAGTAAGATAAG ACTCAAGAACGAGGGCCGCTTCGATCAGGCGGAGGTGGACTTACTGGATGGCAAGAACCACAACTCCGTCCTGGAGGAACAGAGCACATTGGATTCAGCATTGAGAGGATTCACGGGACAACCACCGCAGTCCTTTGATAGTCACTTTGCCAAGGAG TTGATCGAGCGAGAAATTATACTCGACTCCATGATTAAAACGGGAATGGACCAGATAGCCGTAGATATTCAGGTGGGTCGAGATTTGGGGACAAGCTCATATAACGATGCACGAGAGTACTGCGGAATGGACAGAGCAGTCTACTTCCAAGGATTCGATGATGTCATGAGTGATCAG GCACTACGTCGCCTTCAGGCGGTTTACAAATCTCCAGAAGATGTGGACCTAGCGGTTGGAATTCTTCAGGAGAATAAAGTTGATGGTGGAATGTTAGGGCCAACCACGAGCTGTATCCTTGGTGAACAGTTCATGAGACTGCGGCTAGCGGATCGGTTCTTCGCCAACGTGGCTGGATTCAACCATTCCTTCACGGAAG CTCAACTCAATTCCATACTGGCCACAAGGTTCTCCTCTGTAGTCTGCGATGCTACCGATCAAGTTGAAAGCATGCAGCTAGATGCTTTTAAGCCCATATCAGAAAC GAACCCTTTGATCAGCTGCAGCGAATTACCAGCACTGGATTTGACACCCTGGCTCAATTCAACATTGCCTCAAGACAAATGCAACAAGGTTAAATAA